The Chloroflexota bacterium genome has a window encoding:
- a CDS encoding cellulase family glycosylhydrolase — protein sequence MIRTDGPWFKDEHGRTLILRGVNLGGSSKVPFRPNGATHIREGFYDHRNVSFVGRPFPLGEADEHFSRLRAWGFTFLRFLVTWEAVEHAGPGIYDEEYLDYLYAIVRKADEYGIRLFIDPHQDVWSRMSGGDGAPGWTFEAVGMDVTCFSETGAAIIHAIHGDPFPPMIWPSNYNKLAAATMFTLFFGGNDFAPCTRVDGEPVQDFLQRHYINAMKRVAQRLSGLPNVVGYDTLNEPSSGYIGWPNLNYAGPLLLGETPTPFQSMVLGAGFPQEVGIWEMRITGAKLREKRLVNPQGVRVWLPGYDCIWKEHGVWDVDAESKPRLLRPDYFTQVNGRRVDFVNDHLRPFLNRYAQEIRSVAPDAIIFLESVPAQRHPHWGPEDAPNVVNAAHWYDGLTLFTKHFRSYLTMDFHTGKLVLGPWRIRGSFFEQIARIKAEAASKMGNIPTLIGEFGIPFDMQGKRAYRTGDFSLQTRAMDASFQTMEANLVSCTLWNYTADNDNVHGDQWNDEDLSIFSRDQQTDPSDIHSGGRALPAVVRPYAQATAGEPLRMSFNYKSRTFEFEFRHDPAVRAPTEIFVPNYQYPDGYLVEVSDGNYEVDRESQTLIYRHSMERETHSIRVRPK from the coding sequence ATGATCCGTACTGACGGGCCATGGTTCAAAGACGAACATGGACGGACACTCATCCTGCGTGGCGTGAACCTGGGAGGGAGCAGCAAGGTGCCATTCCGCCCAAACGGAGCGACCCACATCCGCGAAGGATTCTATGACCACCGCAATGTCTCCTTCGTCGGACGTCCTTTCCCTCTCGGGGAAGCAGATGAGCATTTCTCCCGTTTGCGTGCCTGGGGATTCACCTTCTTGCGCTTTCTGGTCACCTGGGAAGCAGTGGAGCACGCAGGCCCAGGCATCTACGATGAGGAATACCTGGACTATCTCTATGCCATAGTGCGCAAGGCAGACGAGTACGGCATCCGCTTGTTCATCGACCCGCACCAGGATGTCTGGAGCCGTATGTCCGGCGGTGACGGCGCGCCAGGCTGGACTTTTGAGGCGGTGGGCATGGACGTCACCTGCTTCTCCGAAACTGGCGCAGCCATCATCCATGCCATTCATGGCGATCCCTTCCCGCCCATGATCTGGCCAAGCAACTACAACAAACTGGCAGCGGCGACGATGTTCACTCTCTTCTTCGGCGGCAACGACTTCGCCCCTTGCACCCGAGTAGATGGCGAACCAGTGCAAGATTTTCTACAGCGCCACTACATCAACGCCATGAAACGAGTTGCACAGCGGTTGTCGGGCCTGCCCAATGTTGTGGGCTACGATACATTGAACGAGCCCTCATCTGGGTACATAGGCTGGCCAAACTTGAACTACGCTGGGCCATTGCTGCTGGGGGAAACGCCGACGCCTTTCCAGTCCATGGTGCTGGGTGCAGGCTTCCCACAGGAAGTAGGGATATGGGAGATGCGCATCACCGGAGCCAAGTTACGTGAAAAGCGGCTTGTCAATCCCCAAGGAGTGCGCGTTTGGTTGCCTGGGTACGACTGCATTTGGAAGGAGCATGGCGTATGGGACGTGGACGCAGAAAGCAAGCCGCGTTTGCTTCGCCCCGACTACTTTACCCAGGTCAATGGACGCCGCGTGGACTTTGTCAATGACCACCTGCGTCCTTTCCTCAACCGCTATGCCCAGGAAATACGTTCCGTTGCTCCTGACGCGATCATCTTCCTGGAGAGCGTGCCAGCCCAGAGACATCCCCACTGGGGGCCGGAAGATGCACCGAACGTGGTCAATGCCGCCCACTGGTACGACGGCTTGACCCTGTTCACCAAGCACTTTCGCTCCTATCTGACCATGGACTTTCACACGGGCAAACTCGTCCTTGGCCCATGGCGGATACGAGGCTCCTTCTTCGAGCAGATTGCCCGCATCAAAGCAGAGGCTGCAAGTAAAATGGGGAATATCCCCACGCTCATCGGCGAATTCGGAATCCCCTTCGATATGCAGGGAAAACGCGCCTACCGCACAGGTGATTTCTCCCTGCAGACGCGGGCAATGGATGCCAGTTTCCAGACTATGGAAGCCAACCTGGTCAGTTGCACACTGTGGAATTACACTGCCGACAACGATAACGTCCATGGCGACCAGTGGAACGATGAGGATCTCTCTATCTTCAGCCGTGACCAGCAGACTGACCCTAGCGACATCCACTCTGGTGGTCGGGCGCTTCCAGCCGTCGTGCGTCCCTACGCACAGGCAACCGCCGGGGAGCCCTTGCGCATGAGTTTCAATTACAAGTCCCGCACTTTCGAATTCGAGTTCCGCCACGATCCGGCCGTGCGGGCGCCCACAGAGATCTTCGTGCCCAATTACCAGTACCCTGATGGTTACCTGGTCGAGGTATCCGATGGCAATTACGAAGTGGATCGCGAGTCCCAGACGCTCATCTACCGGCACAGTATGGAGCGTGAGACGCATTCCATCCGAGTGAGACCTAAATAG
- a CDS encoding B12-binding domain-containing radical SAM protein: MARVLCVNPWIYDFAAYNLWIEPLGLLTVAGVLRQAGHEVTLLDCLDRHHPVAPAPVSARDAYGCGHFAKVELPKPQVLSHVPRRWGRYGLPVEVFEAELDAQPRPDAVLVTSMMTYWYPGPFEAIRRIKMRWPDVPVALGGVYATLCTDHARAHSGADAVISGPGERQALEWVNEVTGESRTLTVASTDAPPAHDLRRPQGYVAIQTARGCPFHCPYCAVHQIVPGGIVLRPVEQLVREVVWCVETLGVQDIAFYDDALLVNAEQHIQPILDAVIERGMRVRFHTPNGLHARYIDRTLAKKMRRAGFVTIRLGLETVDPEEEQRDGGKVDEASFAQAVKALQGAGFTAREISAYVLIGRPGQDLGKVRATVAFAHRLGIQVHAAEFSPVPGTTEWQAAVSAGCIPADADPLLHNNSIYPCADVQAMEELKRQIRAGNQALLSI, from the coding sequence ATGGCACGTGTCCTGTGCGTTAATCCTTGGATTTACGACTTTGCCGCTTATAACCTGTGGATCGAGCCGCTGGGGCTGCTGACTGTCGCGGGGGTACTGCGCCAGGCAGGGCATGAGGTGACGCTGCTCGATTGTCTCGACCGGCATCACCCTGTCGCCCCGGCACCGGTATCTGCCCGAGATGCCTATGGCTGTGGCCATTTCGCCAAGGTCGAGCTGCCCAAGCCACAGGTGTTATCTCATGTTCCGCGGCGTTGGGGGCGTTATGGACTGCCTGTGGAGGTTTTTGAGGCAGAGTTAGATGCCCAACCCCGACCCGATGCGGTGCTGGTCACCTCGATGATGACCTACTGGTACCCAGGTCCTTTCGAAGCCATTCGCCGTATCAAGATGCGTTGGCCAGATGTGCCCGTGGCTCTGGGTGGCGTGTATGCCACACTGTGCACCGACCATGCTCGTGCCCATTCTGGAGCGGATGCCGTGATCAGTGGGCCGGGGGAAAGACAGGCGCTGGAGTGGGTGAACGAGGTGACTGGCGAGTCACGCACCCTAACAGTTGCGTCTACGGATGCCCCTCCGGCGCACGATTTGCGTCGCCCACAAGGCTACGTCGCGATCCAGACTGCCCGCGGCTGTCCTTTTCACTGTCCCTATTGCGCGGTGCACCAGATCGTGCCTGGAGGGATTGTGCTGCGCCCAGTAGAGCAGTTAGTGCGGGAAGTAGTCTGGTGCGTCGAGACTCTGGGCGTGCAGGACATTGCTTTCTATGACGATGCCTTGCTGGTGAATGCAGAGCAACATATCCAGCCTATTCTCGATGCGGTGATCGAGCGTGGTATGCGCGTGCGTTTTCACACGCCCAATGGCCTCCATGCGCGGTATATTGACCGCACTCTTGCCAAGAAGATGCGCCGTGCTGGCTTTGTCACCATCCGTCTGGGGCTTGAGACTGTTGACCCTGAAGAGGAGCAGCGCGATGGTGGCAAGGTGGACGAGGCAAGTTTTGCCCAGGCGGTGAAAGCACTACAGGGTGCGGGTTTCACGGCGCGCGAAATATCCGCCTACGTGCTGATTGGGCGACCTGGACAGGATCTGGGAAAGGTACGTGCTACCGTTGCTTTTGCCCATCGCTTGGGCATCCAGGTGCATGCTGCTGAGTTTTCGCCTGTGCCTGGGACAACCGAATGGCAGGCAGCGGTCAGCGCAGGGTGCATTCCAGCAGATGCGGATCCCCTGCTGCACAACAATTCCATCTACCCTTGTGCCGATGTGCAGGCTATGGAGGAACTGAAACGACAGATTCGAGCAGGGAATCAGGCATTGCTTTCTATTTAG
- a CDS encoding DUF2804 domain-containing protein, whose protein sequence is MQKEIISPSPLLDAEGKLVQVGWSRQPYLDCNLENVRFYPLRALQFLRIKRWDYYGITTPDFFFSATLSHVGYLGLVFVYMLDFHTQDLAEETLIVPLGRGIHLARNSDQGDSYFDNGRVRIAFQLKEDQRHLQVDWPAFNRGQGIAADVTLHCPPQYESMVIVIPIGRRRFYYNRKINCLPAVGWVQHGQRRLDLQPNQALGNLDWGRGVWEYKSFWVWASASGFLPDGRTLGLNMGYGFGDTSAATENAFILNGRIHKLEDIAFDYDSSNFMRPWTMRSADGRLDLEFVPFKERTARSELLLLYSEVHQMFGRYNGLLRSDDGEELHIHDVIGWAEEHHARW, encoded by the coding sequence ATGCAAAAGGAAATCATCTCGCCATCTCCGCTGCTTGATGCAGAGGGCAAGCTTGTGCAGGTAGGTTGGTCACGGCAACCGTATTTGGACTGCAATCTGGAGAACGTCCGCTTCTACCCCTTGCGCGCGCTGCAATTCCTGCGCATCAAGCGCTGGGACTATTATGGGATCACCACGCCCGACTTTTTCTTCTCTGCGACGCTATCCCATGTTGGCTACCTCGGGTTGGTATTTGTCTACATGCTGGATTTCCACACGCAAGATTTGGCAGAGGAGACCCTCATCGTGCCGCTGGGCAGAGGCATCCACCTGGCAAGAAACAGCGACCAGGGCGATTCCTACTTTGACAATGGCCGCGTCCGAATCGCTTTCCAGCTAAAGGAAGACCAGCGTCATCTACAGGTGGACTGGCCAGCTTTTAACCGCGGCCAGGGCATTGCCGCTGATGTGACGCTCCACTGCCCGCCTCAGTATGAATCCATGGTCATCGTCATCCCTATCGGACGCCGCCGCTTCTACTATAACCGCAAGATAAACTGCCTACCAGCAGTCGGCTGGGTGCAACACGGGCAGCGCCGCCTTGATCTGCAACCCAATCAAGCACTGGGCAACCTGGACTGGGGCCGTGGCGTCTGGGAGTACAAGAGTTTCTGGGTATGGGCAAGCGCTTCAGGTTTTCTACCCGATGGTCGCACCCTAGGTCTGAATATGGGCTATGGCTTTGGCGACACCAGCGCCGCAACGGAAAACGCCTTCATCCTCAATGGACGCATTCACAAGTTGGAAGATATCGCCTTCGACTATGATTCGAGCAACTTCATGCGCCCATGGACAATGCGCTCCGCAGACGGGCGTCTGGACCTAGAATTTGTGCCCTTCAAAGAGCGCACGGCGCGGAGCGAGCTTCTCCTGCTCTACAGCGAGGTACACCAAATGTTTGGACGCTATAACGGCTTGCTGCGCAGCGACGATGGCGAGGAACTGCATATCCACGATGTGATTGGCTGGGCTGAAGAGCATCACGCCAGGTGGTAA